In a genomic window of Balaenoptera ricei isolate mBalRic1 chromosome 3, mBalRic1.hap2, whole genome shotgun sequence:
- the MVB12A gene encoding multivesicular body subunit 12A, translated as MDPGSGAEAAPLAGLAWSSASAPPPRGFSAISCTVEGAPASFGKTFGQKSGYFLCLNPLGSLENPQENVVVDIQVLVDKNPLPPGFSPVCDPLDSKASVSKKKRMCVKLVPLGVADTAVFDVRLSGKTKTVPGYLRVGDMGGFAIWCKKAKAPRPVPKPRALSRDMRDLSLGPPGQPSKGGFPERTLSRLGSRASTLRRSDSIYEASNLYGISAMDGVPFTLHPRFEGKSCGPLAFSAFADLTIKSLADIEEEYNYGFVVEKTAAARLPPSVS; from the exons ATGGATCCGGGGTCCGGGGCCGAGGCGGCCCCGTTGGCTGGTTTGGCCTGGTCGTCGGCCTCGGCGCCCCCGCCTCGGGGATTCAGTGCG ATCTCCTGCACTGTGGAGGGGGCGCCCGCCAGCTTCGGCAAGACTTTCGGGCAGAAATCCGGCTACTTCCTGTGCCTCAATCCTTTGGGCAGCCTAGAG AATCCACAGGAGAACGTGGTGGTCGATATCCAGGTCCTGGTGGACAAGAACCCCCTCCCGCCGGGATTCTCCCCGGTCTGCGACCCCTTGGACTCCA AGGCCTCCGTGTCCAAGAAGAAACGCATGTGTGTGAAGCTGGTGCCCTTGGGGGTCGCGGACACAGCTGTCTTTGACGTCCGGCTGAGTGGGAAAACCAAGACGGTGCCTGGATACCTGCGAGTAGG GGACATGGGGGGCTTCGCCATCTGGTGCAAGAAGGCCAAGGCCCCGCGGCCAGTGCCCAAGCCCCGAGCTCTCAGCCGAGACATGAGAGACCTCTCCCTGGGCCCGCCTGGCCAGCCCAG CAAGGGTGGCTTCCCGGAGCGGACGCTTTCGAGGCTGGGCTCTCGGGCATCTACACTTCGGAGGAGCGACTCCATCTACGAGGCCTCCAACCTCTACGGCATCTCAG CCATGGATGGGGTTCCCTTCACGCTGCACCCCCGATTTGAGGGCAAGAGCTGTGGTCCCCTG GCCTTCTCTGCCTTTGCTGATCTGACCATCAAGTCACTGGCGGACATTGAGGAGGAG tacAACTACGGCTTCGTGGTGGAGAAGACGGCAGCTGCCCGCCTGCCCCCTAGTGTCTCTTAG